In the genome of Leucobacter luti, one region contains:
- a CDS encoding amidohydrolase family protein, with product MQLDLIVRAREILTLNPVRPSATTVGVIGDRIVGFDEEIAGLDAAQTLDFGAACITPGLIDAHCHTAWWGLGLAALDLSRLRGLDELYAMIAAEVARLEALGDTTSWVHGTGFNQSHHGGSFPSITRLDELTGDRPLYLRHTSGHASITNTATLRLVGAEDPAFADPVGGVVVRDHAGAPTGLVEEAAQGLVQALLLPYSTDQLVTALEAATSRYAAEGITSFSEAGVGGGGSGTVPSKSPPIRPPRNRVGCTHALS from the coding sequence ATGCAACTTGATCTGATTGTCCGCGCACGCGAGATCCTCACTCTGAATCCAGTGCGCCCCTCCGCCACCACAGTCGGCGTCATCGGCGACCGCATCGTCGGGTTCGACGAGGAGATTGCGGGGCTAGACGCGGCGCAGACCCTCGACTTCGGCGCTGCGTGCATCACACCGGGCCTCATCGACGCCCACTGCCACACTGCGTGGTGGGGGCTGGGGCTCGCAGCGCTCGATCTGAGCCGCCTTCGCGGGCTCGACGAGCTCTACGCGATGATTGCTGCAGAAGTCGCCCGTCTTGAGGCGCTGGGGGATACGACCTCCTGGGTGCACGGGACGGGCTTCAACCAGTCCCATCACGGCGGCAGCTTCCCAAGTATCACGCGACTCGACGAGCTCACCGGCGATCGCCCACTGTATCTGCGACACACTTCCGGGCACGCGTCGATCACGAACACCGCGACACTGCGGCTCGTGGGCGCGGAAGATCCGGCCTTCGCCGACCCCGTCGGAGGCGTGGTGGTGCGCGACCACGCAGGAGCTCCCACGGGGCTTGTGGAGGAGGCCGCGCAGGGGCTCGTGCAGGCCCTGCTGCTCCCGTACTCGACCGATCAGCTGGTCACAGCCCTCGAGGCAGCGACCTCACGCTACGCCGCCGAGGGGATCACGAGCTTCTCTGAGGCCGGCGTGGGCGGGGGTGGATCGGGCACAGTCCCATCGAAGTCGCCGCCTATCAGGCCGCCGCGGAACAGGGTCGGCTGCACGCACGCGCTCAGCTGA
- a CDS encoding amidohydrolase family protein, with protein MHARAQLMPALDALHPIAAHAADFSGEGAGAGLDLGIRTGFGDDRVRFGHVKVFLDGSLLGATAAVTEDYCGHEHNTGYLLDEPEVYRERALGAYRAGWALALHAIGDAAIDLALDLIAEAQERYGVREIPCRIEHFGIARPDQLVRAGALGIAVTPQAGFIGPIGDQMADQVGPERSAWLYRGRSVIDAGIVLAGSSDLPVADNNLRRGMQSAVDRRTDSGATLTASEAITPLEALQTHTEWAARATGQLAAKGTLERGKLADLTVFSGSPLTAPSIAELDIVATVVGGELSYDSRG; from the coding sequence CTGCACGCACGCGCTCAGCTGATGCCTGCCTTGGATGCGCTGCATCCGATCGCAGCACACGCCGCAGACTTCAGCGGGGAAGGAGCCGGGGCCGGCCTCGACCTCGGGATCCGCACCGGCTTCGGCGATGACCGCGTGCGCTTCGGCCACGTGAAAGTCTTCCTCGACGGGTCCCTGCTGGGTGCCACCGCTGCAGTAACTGAAGACTATTGCGGACACGAGCACAATACGGGCTACCTCCTCGACGAGCCAGAGGTCTACCGCGAGCGCGCCCTCGGCGCATACCGCGCAGGATGGGCGCTCGCGCTGCACGCGATCGGCGATGCCGCGATTGATCTTGCGCTGGATCTCATCGCTGAGGCGCAGGAGCGCTACGGTGTGCGCGAGATCCCGTGTCGCATCGAGCACTTTGGGATTGCGCGCCCGGATCAGCTCGTGCGCGCGGGTGCGCTGGGCATCGCGGTGACCCCGCAGGCCGGGTTCATCGGGCCCATCGGAGATCAGATGGCGGATCAGGTGGGTCCAGAACGCTCGGCCTGGCTGTATCGCGGGCGCTCGGTGATCGATGCCGGGATCGTGCTCGCCGGATCCTCGGACCTGCCCGTCGCGGACAACAACCTGCGTCGTGGGATGCAGTCCGCGGTGGATCGCCGCACGGACAGCGGGGCGACGCTCACCGCGAGTGAGGCGATTACCCCGCTCGAAGCACTGCAGACGCATACGGAATGGGCGGCACGCGCGACGGGGCAGCTCGCAGCGAAGGGAACGCTGGAACGCGGAAAGCTCGCGGACCTCACGGTGTTCTCAGGGTCGCCGCTGACCGCGCCAAGCATCGCGGAGCTGGACATCGTCGCGACCGTCGTCGGCGGCGAGCTGAGCTACGACAGCCGCGGCTGA
- a CDS encoding M20 family metallo-hydrolase produces the protein MTDSLGAPNDASFLADWATHSAFGAVPNTNGVDRQAGSAADGAQRKWFEQLLTSRGFTVLRDEIGNQFGLLELVPGAPYVLTGSHMDSQPTAGRFDGAYGVMASAYACFRAADALRADPAAARYNLAVVNWFNEEGSRFKPSMMGSSVFTGKLPLETALATPDPQGATVAEALSAIDELGAGPVLGSGTDRRVASYAEIHVQQGRSMEEDGVTIGLVNATWAAHKFEFRVSGEQAHSGAALMADRRDALLGAARLVVAARELVDEFETGQLHTACGELNVYPNSPVVVASEVQLLLDLRSPSSEVIRAAHASLMATVERVQREDRVTIEIVAEHAWDQNPYQEEGVELARAVAEELGLTHDRVMTVAGHDSTNMKDQVPTVMLFVPSVAGVSHNLEEFTRDDDLLAGIAHLSGVVAQLASGALTAE, from the coding sequence ATGACCGACTCCCTCGGAGCCCCGAACGATGCCTCGTTCCTCGCGGACTGGGCCACCCACTCCGCGTTTGGAGCGGTCCCCAACACCAACGGTGTCGATCGCCAGGCCGGCAGCGCGGCTGACGGTGCGCAGCGCAAGTGGTTCGAGCAGTTGCTCACCTCGCGCGGCTTCACCGTGCTGCGCGACGAGATTGGCAACCAATTCGGTCTGCTTGAACTCGTGCCCGGAGCGCCGTACGTGCTGACAGGGTCCCACATGGACTCGCAGCCCACAGCCGGCCGCTTCGACGGAGCCTACGGCGTCATGGCGTCCGCGTACGCCTGCTTCCGCGCGGCGGACGCGCTCCGCGCGGATCCTGCAGCAGCGCGCTACAACCTGGCGGTGGTGAACTGGTTTAACGAAGAAGGGTCACGCTTCAAGCCTTCGATGATGGGCAGCTCGGTGTTCACCGGCAAGCTGCCGCTCGAGACCGCACTCGCGACACCTGATCCGCAGGGCGCAACGGTAGCCGAGGCGCTGAGCGCGATCGACGAACTCGGAGCGGGCCCCGTGCTCGGGAGCGGCACTGATCGCAGAGTTGCGTCGTATGCCGAGATCCACGTGCAACAGGGGCGCAGCATGGAAGAAGACGGCGTCACGATCGGGCTCGTGAACGCGACGTGGGCGGCACACAAGTTTGAGTTCCGGGTGAGCGGAGAGCAGGCGCACAGCGGGGCGGCCCTCATGGCCGACCGCAGGGATGCACTGCTCGGTGCCGCGCGGCTCGTGGTCGCGGCCCGCGAACTGGTGGACGAGTTCGAAACGGGGCAACTGCACACCGCCTGCGGTGAGCTGAACGTCTACCCCAACTCGCCGGTCGTCGTTGCGAGTGAGGTGCAGTTGCTACTGGACCTGCGCTCGCCGAGCTCCGAGGTGATCCGCGCCGCGCACGCCTCGCTCATGGCCACCGTGGAACGGGTGCAGCGGGAAGACCGAGTCACCATCGAAATCGTTGCAGAGCATGCCTGGGATCAGAATCCGTACCAGGAAGAGGGAGTGGAACTGGCGCGCGCTGTCGCAGAAGAGCTCGGGCTCACGCACGATCGGGTGATGACTGTCGCAGGCCATGACTCCACCAACATGAAAGACCAGGTGCCGACGGTAATGCTGTTCGTGCCAAGTGTTGCCGGAGTGTCGCACAACCTGGAGGAGTTCACCCGAGACGACGATCTGCTTGCCGGCATCGCCCACCTCAGCGGAGTGGTCGCGCAGCTGGCCAGCGGTGCTCTGACCGCCGAGTAG
- a CDS encoding D-alanyl-D-alanine carboxypeptidase family protein, with protein sequence MTTPDPAASHPSRRRGPWIVGGVTVALLLGAGGYTAACAMTPLAAPRVTGADQTEWNEMTAAAATAATETAQAAVDAQTGGAAAIGWQDSDEVWSNDPAPRPIASISKLVTVLVGLERVPLEPGADGAVHVWSGEDAARQAGYIAQDGVAFPIPIGTEVSTRQMLTLALLPSANDFAAAYATMTIGDDAAFSAAVSEWADRHGLDSLFLAEPTGMDEANVASAADVVRIGRLALANPTIAEFTGMHSADLPWGIGTVKNTNPLLTKLPGVVGLKTGRSSSAGFNLVTAQESDAAGRPVIKFTAVLGRDSGPDRAYASSALLTAMDGAAQPLQLVHPQEVIATATTIDGEQIELVTDGSASTVLLPGEAASRDVALDPVTPGTAGQRVGVVTVMSPTGDAEVPVVTAAAIVAPDLWWRLTHPALVFGWD encoded by the coding sequence ATGACCACTCCCGATCCAGCGGCGAGCCACCCATCGCGCCGCCGTGGCCCGTGGATCGTTGGCGGGGTCACCGTCGCGCTCCTTCTCGGCGCTGGCGGGTACACGGCCGCGTGCGCCATGACCCCGCTCGCGGCGCCGCGCGTCACTGGTGCCGATCAGACCGAGTGGAATGAGATGACCGCCGCCGCGGCAACGGCAGCCACCGAAACTGCTCAGGCTGCGGTGGACGCTCAGACCGGTGGCGCCGCCGCAATCGGCTGGCAAGACAGCGACGAGGTGTGGAGCAACGATCCAGCGCCGCGCCCGATCGCGAGCATCTCGAAGCTCGTGACCGTGCTCGTCGGGCTGGAGCGCGTTCCGCTGGAGCCGGGCGCCGACGGAGCAGTGCATGTGTGGTCAGGGGAAGACGCCGCGCGCCAAGCAGGCTACATTGCGCAGGACGGCGTCGCGTTCCCGATCCCGATCGGTACCGAGGTCTCCACCCGGCAGATGTTGACGCTTGCGCTCCTGCCCTCAGCCAACGACTTCGCCGCGGCGTATGCAACGATGACCATTGGAGATGATGCGGCCTTTTCCGCCGCTGTCAGCGAGTGGGCCGACCGTCACGGACTCGACAGTCTCTTCCTTGCCGAACCGACCGGGATGGATGAGGCAAACGTGGCGAGCGCTGCGGATGTCGTGCGCATCGGGCGACTCGCACTCGCGAACCCGACCATCGCCGAGTTCACGGGCATGCACAGCGCAGATCTGCCGTGGGGCATCGGGACCGTGAAGAACACGAATCCGCTGCTCACGAAGCTTCCCGGCGTCGTCGGGCTCAAGACGGGTCGCTCCAGCTCGGCGGGTTTCAACCTCGTGACCGCGCAGGAGAGTGACGCTGCTGGGAGGCCCGTGATCAAGTTCACCGCGGTGCTGGGCCGCGACTCGGGGCCGGATCGCGCCTACGCGAGCAGCGCACTGCTGACCGCGATGGACGGTGCGGCCCAGCCTCTGCAACTCGTGCACCCGCAGGAGGTGATCGCCACGGCGACCACAATCGACGGTGAGCAGATCGAGCTCGTCACCGATGGCAGCGCCAGCACGGTGCTCCTGCCCGGCGAGGCTGCGAGCCGCGACGTGGCACTGGATCCGGTCACGCCGGGCACAGCCGGTCAGCGCGTCGGAGTCGTCACCGTCATGTCTCCCACCGGCGACGCCGAGGTTCCCGTCGTCACCGCCGCAGCGATCGTTGCACCGGATCTGTGGTGGCGCCTCACGCACCCTGCGCTGGTGTTCGGGTGGGACTGA
- a CDS encoding acetyl-CoA C-acyltransferase — MTALIAGYARTPFTRFTGQLAAQPATVLGAHAAAAALERAGVRPDHVDAVVVGQVLQAGAGQNPARQTAVGAGIPLTVPAITLNAVCLSGAEAVSQAVRLIQAGEAEIVVAVGQESMSLAPHVTPLRAGTKYGTVQLIDTVERDGLSDAFDQVAMGALTETGNGAHGLTRAEQDEFAAVSHQRAAASAEFLAAEIAPFTVSSRRGDTVVAADDGVRADTTAEGLAKLRASFTTDGTITAGNASQITDGAAALVIVSAAAAERLGLTPIASVEATAFVAGPDTHLHSQPANAIAAALAKTDGATAADLAAVEINEAFASVGIQSTRELGIDPVIVNQHGGAIALGHPIGASGARIVGTLARQLAAAGSGTLGAVGICGGGGQGSALVLRAV; from the coding sequence ATGACCGCATTGATCGCCGGGTACGCGCGCACACCGTTTACGCGTTTCACGGGTCAGCTTGCCGCTCAGCCTGCGACAGTGCTCGGCGCACACGCCGCCGCTGCAGCGCTCGAACGCGCCGGAGTGCGGCCGGATCACGTTGACGCCGTGGTTGTCGGCCAGGTGCTCCAGGCCGGTGCAGGCCAGAACCCCGCGCGGCAAACGGCCGTGGGCGCAGGCATCCCGCTCACGGTCCCAGCGATCACGCTGAACGCAGTGTGTCTCTCCGGCGCAGAGGCCGTATCGCAGGCGGTTCGGCTGATACAGGCTGGCGAAGCGGAGATCGTTGTCGCTGTCGGCCAGGAGTCAATGTCACTCGCCCCCCACGTCACCCCGCTGCGCGCCGGCACGAAGTATGGCACCGTGCAGCTCATCGACACCGTCGAGCGGGATGGCCTCTCCGACGCATTTGACCAGGTCGCGATGGGCGCGCTCACCGAGACCGGGAACGGTGCACACGGGCTCACCCGAGCCGAACAGGATGAGTTCGCAGCGGTGTCCCATCAGCGTGCCGCAGCCTCGGCCGAGTTCCTTGCGGCCGAGATCGCACCGTTCACCGTCTCGTCACGTCGCGGAGACACGGTAGTGGCGGCCGACGATGGCGTGCGCGCCGACACGACAGCCGAGGGGCTCGCCAAATTGCGCGCCTCCTTTACCACTGACGGCACGATCACGGCGGGCAACGCCTCGCAGATCACCGATGGCGCCGCCGCGCTCGTGATCGTCAGCGCCGCCGCGGCGGAGCGGCTCGGTCTCACACCGATCGCCAGCGTCGAGGCGACCGCGTTTGTGGCCGGCCCCGATACCCATCTGCACTCGCAGCCGGCCAACGCTATTGCGGCGGCACTCGCGAAAACGGACGGAGCAACTGCGGCCGACTTGGCGGCGGTGGAGATCAATGAGGCCTTCGCCTCGGTCGGGATCCAGTCCACTCGTGAACTCGGGATCGATCCCGTGATCGTGAACCAGCACGGCGGGGCCATCGCGCTCGGCCACCCGATCGGCGCCTCGGGCGCCCGTATTGTCGGGACGCTGGCCCGCCAGCTCGCCGCCGCCGGATCCGGCACCCTGGGTGCTGTGGGGATTTGCGGCGGCGGCGGGCAGGGCTCAGCGCTCGTGCTGCGCGCGGTCTAG
- a CDS encoding NADP-dependent malic enzyme, with amino-acid sequence MAPITEAEIFAAHEGGKLSVGVERPIETARDLSIAYTPGVAQVSRGIAADPALAASHTWASRLVAVVSDGTAVLGLGDIGARASLPVMEGKSALFKTFGGLNSIPIVLDTTDTDEIVEALVRIAPSFGAVNLEDVSAPRCFELERRLIEALDMPVMHDDQHGTAVVVLAALLGASTVVGKPLTGLRVVISGSGAAGVAVAEMLLAAGISDVIVIDSKGTLQLDRTDLAGSTGVKLDLAQRTNPRGIAGGTREALIGADVFVGVSSSTLPEEHAAGMADDAIILALSNPDPEITPDVAAQYATVVATGRSDYPNQINNVLAFPGIFRGALDAGARRITLAMKLAAAHAIADLAAPDLAHDRIVPSALDPRVAPAVAAAVMAAVNEG; translated from the coding sequence ATCGCCCCCATCACCGAAGCAGAGATTTTCGCTGCGCACGAGGGCGGCAAGCTCTCCGTCGGAGTCGAGCGCCCCATCGAGACAGCGCGCGACCTCTCCATTGCGTACACGCCGGGCGTGGCTCAGGTCAGTCGCGGGATCGCGGCCGATCCGGCGCTCGCCGCGAGCCACACGTGGGCGTCGCGTCTCGTCGCGGTCGTCTCCGACGGCACCGCGGTGCTCGGCCTCGGTGACATCGGCGCACGCGCATCGCTTCCCGTAATGGAGGGCAAGTCGGCGCTGTTCAAGACCTTCGGCGGGCTTAACTCCATCCCCATCGTGCTGGACACGACGGACACCGACGAGATTGTGGAAGCGCTGGTCCGGATCGCGCCGAGCTTTGGCGCGGTGAACCTCGAAGATGTCTCAGCACCCCGCTGCTTCGAACTCGAGCGCCGACTCATCGAGGCCCTCGACATGCCCGTCATGCATGACGATCAGCACGGCACTGCCGTGGTGGTGCTCGCAGCGTTGCTCGGCGCGAGCACGGTGGTGGGCAAGCCGCTCACCGGGCTCCGCGTCGTAATTTCGGGCTCGGGGGCCGCCGGTGTCGCGGTCGCTGAGATGCTGCTCGCGGCCGGCATTTCCGATGTCATCGTGATTGATTCGAAGGGCACCCTGCAACTCGACCGCACCGATCTTGCCGGCAGTACCGGAGTGAAGCTCGACCTGGCACAGCGCACAAATCCGCGCGGGATCGCTGGCGGCACCCGTGAGGCGCTGATCGGAGCTGATGTCTTCGTGGGCGTCTCGTCGTCGACGCTGCCTGAGGAGCACGCTGCTGGCATGGCCGATGACGCGATCATCCTTGCGCTCTCGAATCCGGATCCGGAGATCACCCCCGACGTTGCCGCGCAGTACGCGACAGTCGTGGCAACGGGTCGCAGCGACTACCCGAACCAGATCAACAATGTGCTCGCGTTCCCCGGAATCTTCCGCGGCGCACTCGACGCGGGTGCGCGCAGGATCACGCTCGCAATGAAACTTGCGGCCGCGCACGCCATTGCGGACCTGGCAGCACCGGATCTGGCGCACGATCGGATCGTGCCGAGCGCGCTCGATCCGCGTGTTGCGCCTGCCGTCGCCGCGGCTGTGATGGCCGCGGTCAACGAAGGATAA
- a CDS encoding MFS transporter: protein MTKPRSDARPWVLLFVAVCLVAVNMRMTITGVGPLLEQIAADQGVSAAALGWLASVPLIAWAVVSPLAHSLSVRLGLSRTITWSLVALLIGTVWRSLPGGPLHLWLGTALIGAALAIGNVLLPAVIRRDFETRVPLVMGLYTALLGGLGAVSAGYVVPVAALDIGGGALGWRFALLTTGALIPVAIVVWVTATRSRRTKDPSTAGNIHTSPAGSAHTGTAGSGGAGAGAATGSGGAGGRVWLDPIAWWVACYMGLQAALFYIIATWLAPVSTSAGRSPVEAGIDVMLYQIVAIAGSLLLPFVYRGRGRRWVPAVIPVIIAGAFACVVLLPADPTPWIMLGGLGSGMSLSISLLFMVEKATDHWTAGALSGMAQSVGYLIAAAGPITFGALHEASGGWVVPLALLLAIGAAQVVAGIVLGGTRRVGEVRT from the coding sequence GTGACCAAGCCACGAAGCGACGCTCGCCCCTGGGTGCTCCTCTTCGTCGCGGTGTGTCTCGTCGCGGTCAACATGCGGATGACCATCACCGGGGTTGGCCCTCTCCTCGAACAGATCGCAGCAGACCAGGGCGTGAGTGCAGCGGCGCTCGGCTGGCTCGCCTCGGTACCGCTCATCGCGTGGGCTGTCGTCTCACCGCTCGCGCACAGCTTGAGCGTGCGGCTCGGCCTCTCCCGCACAATCACCTGGTCGCTCGTCGCACTCCTGATCGGCACGGTGTGGCGGTCACTTCCCGGCGGCCCCCTTCACCTCTGGCTCGGCACCGCCCTGATCGGCGCGGCTCTCGCCATTGGGAACGTGCTCCTCCCAGCGGTGATCCGGCGCGACTTCGAGACTCGCGTGCCGCTTGTCATGGGGCTGTACACGGCACTGCTGGGAGGTCTCGGCGCGGTATCTGCCGGATACGTCGTGCCCGTCGCAGCCCTCGACATTGGGGGCGGTGCACTCGGCTGGCGGTTCGCGCTGCTCACGACCGGCGCGCTCATCCCCGTCGCAATTGTGGTGTGGGTCACTGCGACCAGGTCGCGGCGCACAAAGGATCCGAGCACGGCGGGGAACATACACACGAGCCCAGCGGGGAGCGCGCACACTGGCACAGCGGGGAGTGGAGGTGCGGGTGCGGGTGCGGCCACCGGATCCGGCGGGGCTGGGGGTCGAGTGTGGCTCGACCCGATCGCGTGGTGGGTGGCGTGCTACATGGGGCTCCAGGCTGCGCTGTTCTACATCATTGCCACCTGGCTCGCCCCAGTTTCCACCTCGGCCGGGCGTTCACCCGTCGAGGCCGGGATCGACGTCATGCTCTACCAAATCGTCGCGATCGCGGGCTCGTTGTTGCTTCCGTTCGTTTACCGTGGGCGTGGGAGGCGCTGGGTGCCCGCCGTGATCCCCGTCATCATCGCAGGCGCGTTCGCCTGCGTCGTGCTTCTCCCAGCTGATCCAACGCCCTGGATCATGCTCGGCGGCCTCGGATCCGGCATGTCGCTCAGCATCTCGCTCCTGTTCATGGTGGAGAAGGCGACCGACCACTGGACGGCGGGCGCGCTCTCCGGGATGGCGCAGTCCGTAGGCTATTTGATCGCCGCGGCCGGACCAATCACGTTCGGAGCCCTGCATGAGGCGAGCGGAGGGTGGGTCGTTCCACTCGCGCTGCTGCTCGCGATCGGCGCGGCGCAGGTCGTCGCGGGAATAGTGCTCGGCGGCACTCGACGCGTAGGTGAAGTACGCACGTAG
- a CDS encoding aldo/keto reductase family protein, with protein sequence MVNYRYLGNSGLKVSEITFGNWVTHASQVAEEAAVQTVHAALDAGITTFDTADVYANTAAESVLGRALAGQRRAGLEIFTKVYFPTGPKGPNDTGLSRKHIRESIDASLTRLGTDYVDLYQAHRYDYETPLEETMQAFADVVRQGKALYIGVSEWTAEQLREGHAIARDLGVQLISNQPQYSMLHRVIEERVIPAADELGISQIVWSPMAQGVLSGKYLPGQPAPAGSRATDEKSGADFIESFLHDDILTAVQRLKPIASEAGLTMPQLAIAWVLQNPSVAAALVGASRPEQLAETVKASGITLDADTLSAIDEALGDTVNRDPEHTYSVSPKRRLV encoded by the coding sequence ATGGTCAACTATCGATACCTCGGCAACAGCGGGCTCAAAGTTTCGGAGATCACGTTCGGCAACTGGGTGACACACGCGTCACAGGTGGCCGAGGAGGCGGCTGTGCAGACGGTGCACGCCGCCCTCGACGCAGGCATCACCACATTCGATACCGCTGACGTGTACGCGAACACCGCAGCGGAGTCGGTGCTCGGGCGCGCGCTGGCGGGGCAACGCCGCGCTGGGCTGGAGATCTTCACCAAGGTGTACTTCCCGACGGGGCCGAAGGGCCCGAACGACACTGGCCTGAGCCGCAAGCACATCCGCGAGTCGATCGACGCTTCACTCACCCGCCTCGGCACCGACTACGTCGACCTCTACCAGGCACACCGCTACGACTATGAAACCCCGCTCGAGGAGACCATGCAGGCGTTCGCCGATGTGGTGCGCCAGGGGAAAGCGCTCTACATCGGCGTCTCAGAGTGGACTGCTGAGCAGTTGCGCGAGGGCCACGCGATTGCGCGTGACCTCGGCGTGCAGCTGATCTCGAATCAGCCGCAGTATTCGATGCTCCACCGCGTCATCGAGGAACGAGTGATTCCGGCTGCCGATGAGCTCGGGATTTCGCAGATCGTGTGGTCCCCGATGGCGCAGGGCGTCCTCTCTGGCAAGTACTTGCCCGGCCAGCCTGCGCCCGCCGGCTCCCGCGCCACAGATGAGAAGTCCGGTGCCGATTTCATCGAATCGTTCTTGCACGACGACATCCTCACTGCTGTCCAGCGACTCAAGCCGATCGCCTCCGAAGCGGGACTCACCATGCCGCAGCTCGCGATCGCGTGGGTGCTGCAGAACCCCAGTGTCGCCGCGGCCCTCGTTGGCGCCTCCCGACCCGAGCAGCTCGCGGAGACGGTCAAGGCATCAGGCATCACGCTCGACGCCGACACGTTGAGCGCAATCGACGAAGCCCTCGGGGACACCGTGAACCGGGACCCAGAACACACCTACTCAGTGTCTCCGAAGCGCCGACTCGTGTAG
- the ddaH gene encoding dimethylargininase — protein sequence MSKIALVRQPSSKLDDGIVDHIEKVAVDLDRAREEWQGYVATLQAHGWTTIEVDPADDCPDSVFIEDTVVMFKNVAVISRPGADSRKAETAGTRKALEELGCAIAEIREPGTLDGGDVLKVGDTVYVGRGGRTNGEGIAQLRRHLTPLGAQVVAVPVTKVLHLKTAVTALPDGTVIGYPEFVDNPAIFDRFLPVPEPHGTAVVILGDSELIISASAPKTAQMLRELGYTVTEVPIAEYEKLEGCPTCLSVRVRGLL from the coding sequence ATGTCGAAGATCGCCCTCGTACGCCAGCCCAGCTCGAAGCTCGACGACGGCATCGTCGACCACATTGAGAAGGTGGCGGTCGATCTCGACCGCGCCCGCGAGGAGTGGCAGGGCTACGTTGCCACGCTCCAGGCACACGGCTGGACCACGATCGAAGTTGATCCGGCCGACGATTGCCCTGACTCAGTCTTCATCGAAGACACTGTCGTGATGTTCAAGAACGTCGCCGTGATCAGCCGCCCAGGCGCCGACAGCCGCAAGGCGGAAACCGCGGGCACCCGCAAGGCGCTTGAGGAGCTTGGCTGCGCAATCGCGGAGATCCGTGAGCCAGGGACGCTCGACGGGGGCGACGTGCTCAAGGTGGGTGACACCGTATACGTGGGTCGCGGCGGCCGCACGAACGGCGAGGGGATCGCGCAGCTGCGCCGTCACCTCACCCCGCTTGGCGCACAGGTCGTCGCCGTGCCCGTCACGAAGGTGCTGCACCTCAAGACCGCGGTCACCGCGCTGCCCGACGGCACGGTCATCGGCTACCCCGAGTTCGTCGACAATCCCGCAATCTTCGACCGGTTCCTCCCTGTGCCCGAGCCGCACGGCACCGCAGTCGTGATCCTGGGCGATAGCGAGCTCATCATCTCGGCCTCAGCTCCGAAGACCGCGCAGATGCTGCGCGAACTCGGCTACACCGTCACCGAAGTGCCGATCGCCGAGTATGAAAAGCTTGAGGGCTGCCCCACGTGCCTCTCCGTGCGCGTGCGCGGCCTGCTGTAG
- a CDS encoding aldo/keto reductase: protein MPLRAPTLPLAGGSQMPVLALGTWPMNDAETAAAVASALTSGYRHIDTAENYGNERGVGEGIRNSGIPREEIFLTTKFNRAHHSVDGARTAFEASCHRLGVTEIDLLLVHWPNPDQDRYVDAVRGLAALRAEGRIGAFGVSNFTPRHLARVVDAGFLPEVNQIQLDPEHTRPELQRVHHELGIVTTAYSPLGRGGAFLTSPAVLTAAAEHGKTPAQVVLRWHVQQGIAAAPKSSDPARQRENLDIFDFSLTPAQMQAISALDVGAATHHDPEVFGH, encoded by the coding sequence GTGCCGCTTCGTGCCCCCACTCTCCCGCTCGCGGGAGGATCCCAGATGCCGGTGCTCGCGCTTGGCACGTGGCCGATGAACGACGCCGAGACTGCTGCAGCCGTCGCTTCCGCACTCACTTCCGGCTACCGCCACATCGACACTGCTGAGAACTACGGCAACGAACGTGGCGTCGGTGAAGGAATCCGCAACTCCGGGATCCCACGCGAAGAGATCTTCCTCACCACCAAATTCAATCGTGCCCACCACAGCGTGGACGGCGCCCGCACCGCCTTCGAAGCGAGTTGCCACCGCCTCGGGGTCACCGAGATCGACCTGTTGCTGGTGCACTGGCCCAATCCGGATCAAGATCGCTACGTGGACGCCGTACGCGGGCTTGCAGCGCTTCGCGCAGAGGGCAGAATCGGCGCGTTTGGCGTGTCCAATTTCACGCCGCGTCACCTCGCCCGCGTCGTCGACGCTGGTTTCCTCCCAGAAGTGAACCAGATCCAGCTTGATCCGGAACACACTCGACCCGAGCTGCAGCGCGTGCACCACGAGCTCGGAATCGTCACGACGGCATACTCACCGCTCGGGCGGGGAGGTGCGTTCCTGACCTCACCCGCTGTGCTGACCGCCGCAGCCGAGCACGGCAAAACACCGGCGCAGGTGGTGCTGCGGTGGCACGTGCAGCAAGGGATCGCCGCGGCACCGAAGTCGTCCGATCCGGCACGGCAGCGCGAAAACCTCGACATCTTCGACTTCTCACTCACTCCAGCTCAGATGCAGGCCATCTCCGCGCTCGACGTTGGCGCAGCCACCCACCACGATCCGGAGGTGTTCGGGCACTAG